The window GTGCGCAAGACACCGGGAAAGCCAAGCCGGCTTTTTGAACTCGCCGCCGAACAGTCGAATGTCATCGACCTCGGGACCGTTGAGGACCCGGTTCGACCGGAGTCGCTCCGCCGGTCACCGCTCGCCGGGTCGCCCGATCCGATATTCCCCGATGGGTGGGATAGCGCATTACGTGCCACCCTCGCTGACCCCGGTTGGGCCAGCCACCAGGCGGATCAACTTGGCGTGCGATCGACCTACGATCAGGCCGTGACCGACTTTCAGCAGATACTCTTCGACTTGCCAGACGACCCGGTCAGTCAGACCAGTCCCGCCCCGCTCACCACATCCGTCACCTCTCTGGTCACCTATGCCAGCTGCCCAAAACGGTATTACTGGTCCGAGGTCGATCGCCTCCCCCGGCGCCCATCAGCCGCGGCTCGGCGCGGAGTTGACGTTCATCGCAAGATCGAACTGTTCCAACGGGGAGCGGTGCCGTTCGAGGAGGTCACGGACGACTTCTATGACGCTCCCGACGCAGGTCCGTCGGATGTTGCGAGCGCGTTCACCGTATTCGAACAGTCGAGATTCTCGACCCTGGCCGCCCGCCTCATCGAAGCCCCGTTCGAGTTTGTCCATGACGGGATGCGAATCCGCGGTCGGATCGATGCCGTATATGAAGAACAACCAGGGACATGGGAAATCGTCGATTTCAAGTCGGGTAGACCATCTGAGAACCCGGCGATGGACGTTCAGCTCCAGGCCTATGCAGTGGCCGTCGACCGGGGATCCCTCGGACCCAACCCGCCGGCGCAGATGATCGCCACGTTTGCCTACCTGGGAGGCGGGAGCCTCACCGAGCGGACCGAACACATCGACGACGTTTGGATGGACGCCGCCAGGACCCGATTGTCGGGCATCGCCGAAGGTATCGGCGCTCAGGCATTCGACCCGATCCCGTCCAGCGCCTGTTCCAATTGCGACTTCCTCCGCTTCTGCCCGGAAGGGAAAGCCTGGTTGGAGTCCTAGCGGAGCTTGCCCAACACGGATTCGAGAATCAACGTCACGGGCCCATCATTGAGCAAAGACACCTCCATCGAAGCGCCAAATTCTCCACCGGCCACGCGGACCCCACGATCTTTTATCTCGGTCTCCAGCCGGTCGAGAAGGCGAGCCGCCTCGACGGGATCTCCGGCTCCGGTGAAGGACGGCCGATTACCGCGCCTGACCGACCCGTACAACGTGAACTGGCTTACCAGTAGGACCTGTCCCCCGGTATCGAGCAGCGATCGGTTCATCTTTCCGTCCGCGTCGGGAAACACCCGGAGGTTGACCAACTTTTCCGCCAGAAGCCGAACGTCTGTTTCCGAATCGCCGTACGTGGTACCGGCCAAAACCAGTAACCCGGCCCCGATCGATCCGACCTCACGATCGCCGACAACCACCGACGCATGACGTACCCGCTGAACAACCAAACGCATGTCGGCACCCTACCGCCCCTAGGATGCCACGATGCCAATCCGTTGCGACTGGGTCCCCGACGGCGACGATTTGTACGCCGCCTATCACGACACCGAGTGGGGCGTGCCCGTCAGGGACGATCGAAAACTGTTCGAGTTTCTCATTCTTGAGGGTGCGCAGGCGGGACTCAGTTGGCGAACCATCCTGGGGCGCCGCACGGCCTATCGGCAGGCCTTTGCCGACTTCGACCCGAACATCGTGGCGGGCTACTCGGCCAGAGACGAAGCCCGCCTCCTCGAAGATGCGGGCATCATTCGGAACCGGCTCAAAATCGCCGGCGCCATCGAGAACGCCCAGAAATTCCTCGCGATCCAGGCAGATGCCGGATCGTTCGCCAACTACCTGTGGAACTGGACGGACGGAGCGGTGATCGTAAACCGTCCACGATCACTGGGAGATATCCCAGCCCAAACCGATCTATCACTGAGACTGTCGAAGGATCTCAAGCATCGGGGTTTCACGTTTGTCGGCCCCACGATCATGTACGCCTATCTTCAGGCGGTCGGGGTCGTCGACGACCATACGTCCAGCTGCTTTCGTGCGTAGGATCGCATTCATGGCATACGATCGACCCCTCGCAACCGAGCCCGACTGGCCAGGGTCCGCCGGCCGACCGACCGTCCTGCTCGCTGATGCTTCCAGCCAACTCGAAGAACATCTGATTTCCAACTGGGCGAGCCGGCTTGGTCATGATTACGAAACGATCCGGATCCCTCCCTCGCGCCGCCGTCGTCCTGGTGTGCGTCCCGATCCACGCCTTGAAGCCAGATTGGGCCGCGGCGACGACCCCCTCATCGTGCCAGTTCGGGTGGTGTGGCAAGCACCCGATCGTGACGGAACCCGATCTGTCCGACTATCGGATCTTCTCAAATTCGGAGATCCCCGGGATCCGAACGTGCTTCAGCAGAACCTCTTTCTCCGCAGGTTTCCCGATCGCTGCCAGATCGTGCTCGGCCAACCAGCCGGAGCCGCCGAACTCCGGGAGGCATGGAAAGCCTCCGACGACGTAGTCGCCCTACGCGAGTTCGTCTCGCGGAGAGCCTGGCTGACCCTCGAACGAGCCGAGCGTCACGTACGAGGGAATCGGTACAAAGTTCCCAAGTTCCTAACCGAAGAAATCGTAAGGACCGGGTCCTTCCGGGACGGGATTTCTTTGCTGACCAAAGAGACCGGAAAGACATATGCAGCCATCCACAAGGAAGCCATCGGCAACCTCAAAGAGATTGCCGCCACCCACTCACCGCTCGTTATCGACCTGGCCGCCAACCTGATCAGCTGGATATACCGGCAGGGATACGGATCGATCAATTATGACGCCGACCACCTGAACCGGCTCTACCAGATGGGCGAGCAACATCCCCTCATCTTCCTCCCCTCCCACAAGAGCCAGCTGGATCGTTTGATGCTGCAGTACATCCTGTGGGAGAACAATCGGCCTCCCAACCACACGGCCGGTGGCATAAACATGAATTTCTTTCCGGTCGGCCCAATCATTCGCCGATCCGGAGTCTTCTTCATCAGGCGCACGTTCAAAGACAAGCCGATCTATAAGTTCGCTCTCCGCTCGTACATCGACTTCCTGATCGAAAAACGGTTCCCGATCGAGTGGTATCTCGAAGGCGGACGGAGTCGATCCGGCAAGCTCCTCCCCCCCAAGTTCGGGATGCTCAGCTATGTGACCGAGTCGTACCTTCGGCACAAAGCTGAAGACATCATCCTGTTACCGGTCTCGATCGCTTACGACCAGATCCAGGACGTCGCCGATTATGCCAAGGAGCAGCGCGGTGAAGCCAAACAGGGCGAAAGCATCTCCTGGGTCGTACATGCGCTTTCCCAGCTTCGGCGTCGTCATGGCAACGTGTATGTGAGATTTGGGGAGCCCGTCTCGTTGGCGAAGACACTTCCAGTCGGCACCATCGATGCCGACGAGAAATCGATCGCCGTCCAGAAGATCGCCTTCGAAGTCATGGTCCGGATCGGCCGGGTCACTCCGATCTCACCAACCGCCGGCGTCTGCGTCGCGTTGCTGAGTCGGCCCAACACGGCTCGCACTGCCGATGAGATCACCGAGTCTCTCAGAGAGCTCGCCGAGTTCGTGCTTCGCAGACGTCTCCCACTGACCGAACGTATCCAGTTGGATGGGACCGACCAGGTCGTTGAGGTGCTCGGACGCCTGGTCGAACACAACATCGTCACCCGTATCGAAGGCGGCCCGGGGCCGGTCTATCAGATCGGAGCCGACCAACACCTGTCGGCGGCCTATTACCGGAACGTTGTGATTCATTTCTTCGTCAACATCGCTATCGCCGAACTGGCACTCCAGCGGGTCGTCACCGAACGACCAGCCAATCCACTCGACACGTTTTGGGACGAGGTCATGAGCATCCGTGACCTCTTGAAGTTTGAATTCTTCTTCACTCCCAAAGACGAGTACCGAACTGAAGTCACGTCTGAACTCGATGCCGTAAGCCCCGACTGGGAAGCTCGGGTCGTAGCAGGGGACGCCCATGAGATCCTCGACGCGATACGGCCGGCAATGAGCCCATGGGCTCTCGCCCCGTTTCTGGAGTCGTACGCGGTTGTGGCAGATCTGCTGACCACATTTCCCGCCACGTTCGATGAAAAGAGTTTTCTGTCACAGGCGATCGGACTGGGTAAGAGCTACCAATCCCAGAGCAAGATCACCACCGCCGAATCCGTATCCCAGGTCTTCTTCAAAACGGCGCTAGACCTTGCCAAGAATCGTGGATTGGCCGCAGAGCGCGCCGAGAGCCTCGGCGAGGCCGACCTTCAGCAACGCCGTACGGCATTTGTCGCAGAAATCGACGATTTACTCGACCGGATTCGAACAATCGCGATAACCAAAACCTAACGGCCCCGGGCTAGGGAGCCATTGCCGAGTACGAGCCATAGTGGTGGATGGCCACCCCGCCGTAACCGGTATCGCCCCCGAAAGCCGCCTCCACCTTGGTCAATTCGGCCGCCATGGCGGTCGCTCCTTCCTCCCAGAAGGTGACCTTGTCCGAAGATACCGGACCGGTCTCGACTCCCACGACGACCCGCTTTGACAGCTGCGACCCGAGAGCCACTTCAAAGCCCGCCAGATCAATAATTCCGTCGACTCCGTCTGCATGGTCTCGATAGGCCATGACCACTACCCCATCAGCGGCTGCCATGGTCCGTTCCACGAGGGTTCCACCTTTCGTCCGATACTCGGCAAGGTCCCACCAGAATGGAACGGCAACCAGCATCTCGGTGGAGCCGGCGGCCTGTCGGGCAGCAGTCAGACTCTCGAGATATGAGGAGATGAGCCGCGATCGTTTCCTCGTATTCGACCAATCGCTCAGCAGGTACGGCTCGACGTCGGCGACGATTCCATCAAACAAGCCGAAGCCAACCACCTCATCCGTCCACCCAACCCAGGCGTTGCGATTCTGAGCCCAGGAGGCGTCACCGGCGACAGCCCAGACCCGCAATCCGCGGGTCCGGGCGTCGTCGATAAACGACGCATACCTGGCATCTCGTGAGAAACCAGGTGGTGCGCTTAGATACACATCGGTTACGCCACGTGCGGACGCAAAGTCGGAAACCCCTTCGACCGGTCCGTCCCAAACCCACATCGCTCGATCCGACGAGGCACCGGCAGGAACTGCCAGGGCCATGACGAGTCCAGCGAGGACGAACATAACCATGATGCGTTTCATTTCGGAAGCCCCCATTAGCTCGACACTGACCCTAGGCACGCCTACCCAGGAACTAAAGGGACATATTGAAGTCACTCTAAGTGACTAGTGACCGAGCGAACCGACCTGGTCCGCGGAAGGTTCTGCTCAGCAGAACCACGGCTCAGTAAGCCGTGGCCTCCCTTCAAAACTTCCTATTTCTAGAGATTCGGGTGGCAAACCAGCCGCTTCGAGCGCCATGGCAAACAGATCGAGGATAATCGCATTCGGTGGGGTATTTGACCGCGTAGAGTGTTCGACATGCTCGGCGAAGCGACCGGCGAGCTTCTCCGTTCGCGTGTCAATCGCCGTCCAGTCGTAGGTGAGTCGATCGGCGTCATACGTGCCAAGTTGAGCTTCCAGTTCCGACCTGTTCAGGAGGACGGATCCTTCGGGAATCAGCAATTTGATAGTGAATTGAATCGGGTCGGTCGGCAAATCGTATGACGCGACGAATCGGAACATGTCGACAATGTCCTCGACCATCGTCCACGGGGTGAACGGCAGCCACGATGGCCGGATGTCGATCCCGGCCGCCCGCATGATTTCCACGGCGACTGCCATGTCGTTGCGGGTATGCCCCTTGTCAAGAATGGCCAGGACACCATTATTGGTCGATTCGAAAGCTGACACGGCAAATACCACACCGGCTGCCGCCACCCGACCCCATAGATCCTGGTGTTTGAGAGTGTGCTCGACCTTGACCGTAATGTCGTACGTCAGGATCGGGAATCGCTGGTGGCTCTCTTCGAGGATCCGCATGGCATGGTGCGGGCCGTTGAAGAAATCGGGGTCACCGAACGTTATGTGCTCGGCACCCATGTCGACGAGTTGAGCGATGTCATCGAGCACCAGGTCGGCCCCCACCACCCGGAAGAGCCCGTCGTAGATGGCAGGAATCGGACAATG is drawn from Acidimicrobiia bacterium and contains these coding sequences:
- a CDS encoding D-tyrosyl-tRNA(Tyr) deacylase; this encodes MRLVVQRVRHASVVVGDREVGSIGAGLLVLAGTTYGDSETDVRLLAEKLVNLRVFPDADGKMNRSLLDTGGQVLLVSQFTLYGSVRRGNRPSFTGAGDPVEAARLLDRLETEIKDRGVRVAGGEFGASMEVSLLNDGPVTLILESVLGKLR
- a CDS encoding DNA-3-methyladenine glycosylase I, producing MPIRCDWVPDGDDLYAAYHDTEWGVPVRDDRKLFEFLILEGAQAGLSWRTILGRRTAYRQAFADFDPNIVAGYSARDEARLLEDAGIIRNRLKIAGAIENAQKFLAIQADAGSFANYLWNWTDGAVIVNRPRSLGDIPAQTDLSLRLSKDLKHRGFTFVGPTIMYAYLQAVGVVDDHTSSCFRA
- a CDS encoding glycerol-3-phosphate 1-O-acyltransferase, translating into MAYDRPLATEPDWPGSAGRPTVLLADASSQLEEHLISNWASRLGHDYETIRIPPSRRRRPGVRPDPRLEARLGRGDDPLIVPVRVVWQAPDRDGTRSVRLSDLLKFGDPRDPNVLQQNLFLRRFPDRCQIVLGQPAGAAELREAWKASDDVVALREFVSRRAWLTLERAERHVRGNRYKVPKFLTEEIVRTGSFRDGISLLTKETGKTYAAIHKEAIGNLKEIAATHSPLVIDLAANLISWIYRQGYGSINYDADHLNRLYQMGEQHPLIFLPSHKSQLDRLMLQYILWENNRPPNHTAGGINMNFFPVGPIIRRSGVFFIRRTFKDKPIYKFALRSYIDFLIEKRFPIEWYLEGGRSRSGKLLPPKFGMLSYVTESYLRHKAEDIILLPVSIAYDQIQDVADYAKEQRGEAKQGESISWVVHALSQLRRRHGNVYVRFGEPVSLAKTLPVGTIDADEKSIAVQKIAFEVMVRIGRVTPISPTAGVCVALLSRPNTARTADEITESLRELAEFVLRRRLPLTERIQLDGTDQVVEVLGRLVEHNIVTRIEGGPGPVYQIGADQHLSAAYYRNVVIHFFVNIAIAELALQRVVTERPANPLDTFWDEVMSIRDLLKFEFFFTPKDEYRTEVTSELDAVSPDWEARVVAGDAHEILDAIRPAMSPWALAPFLESYAVVADLLTTFPATFDEKSFLSQAIGLGKSYQSQSKITTAESVSQVFFKTALDLAKNRGLAAERAESLGEADLQQRRTAFVAEIDDLLDRIRTIAITKT
- a CDS encoding radical SAM protein is translated as MRALLISTYEMGHQPLHVASPAAVLRNGGHDVRAQDLAIDSLDWVDVEWAQAVAISVPMHTAMRLAVEVAGRIKARFPDLPVCLYGLYAGIGKDRTFGHVADRIIIGEYEAALASWVDTLDGGITTDLVKSTFVLPARDLLPPLSRYARLEGSGDDRIVGYVEASHGCRHRCGHCPIPAIYDGLFRVVGADLVLDDIAQLVDMGAEHITFGDPDFFNGPHHAMRILEESHQRFPILTYDITVKVEHTLKHQDLWGRVAAAGVVFAVSAFESTNNGVLAILDKGHTRNDMAVAVEIMRAAGIDIRPSWLPFTPWTMVEDIVDMFRFVASYDLPTDPIQFTIKLLIPEGSVLLNRSELEAQLGTYDADRLTYDWTAIDTRTEKLAGRFAEHVEHSTRSNTPPNAIILDLFAMALEAAGLPPESLEIGSFEGRPRLTEPWFC